Genomic window (Nitrosophilus kaiyonis):
GAGATATGAAAAAAATAGCAAAAATTTTAAATGATTTTAATGAATTTGTAATGTTTAAACATACTATTTTTAGCCTTCCATTTATATTTATTGCCATGATTGTTGCTGCAAATGGATGGTTTGGTTGGAGACTATTTTTTTTGGGACTTATTGCAGCTGCAAGTGCGAGAAATTTTGCTATGGGGATAAATAGATATCTAGATAGAGACATTGATAGATTAAATCCAAGAACTGCAAATAGACCAAGTGTAGATGGAAGGATAAAAGAGAAATGGCAATTATCTTTTATAATAGCAAATGCCCTTATTTTTATAATTACAGCCTATTATATTAATGATTTAGCTTTTTGGTTATCTTTTCCAATTTTATTGATTTTAGGGGCCTATTCATATTTTAAAAGATTTAGTGAATTTGCTCATATAATTTTAGGAATATCTTTAGGATTAGCACCTATTGCTGGAGTTGTTGCTGTAAAAGCTGCTATTACAATGTGGTCGATCTATTTAGCAATTGGTGTTATGTTTTGGGTTGCTGGTTTTGATCTATTGTATTCATTGCAAGATATAGAATTTGATAAAAAAATGGGACTTTTTTCTATACCATCTCAATATGGAGAAAAATGTACTCTTTTTATCTCAAAAATTTTTCACTTTTTAACAGTTTTATTTTGGCTATTTTTTGCAATAGAAGCAAAACTTGGAATATTTGGTTATCTAGCCGTTTTAGTATCAGCAATAATGCTATATTATGAACATTTAATAGTAAATAAAGATTTTAGAAAAATTGATAAAGCTTTTTTTACTGTAAATGGATATTTAGGGATAATTTTTCTATTTTTAATAATTTTAGACTCTATTTTTGGTAAATAGTTATGGATTATATAAATAATGACTGGAAAGATATTATTGAAAAATCGTATAGAAAATTAGATGTAGATTATAGATATTTTTTGGAAAAAGATAGTTCATATTTTCCAGATTTTAATAATATGTTCAATGCTTTTAAAACATTGCCTCTTGAAAACACTAAATATATACTTTTTGGCCAAGATCCATATCCAAGATATGAAAGTGCAATAGGTTATGCTTTTATTGATGCAAAAGTTAAAAAGATTTTTGATGAAAAAAATGGTTTGTCAAAAGAGGTAAATAGGGCTGTCAGTCTTAGAAATTTTATAAAGATGGCTCTAAAAGCTCAAGGGTATTTAATAGATGATACCTCTAAAGAGGCTATTAAAAAAATTGATAAAAGTGGATTGATAAATACAATTTTTGAATTAAAAAGCAATTTTGAAAAAAATGGAGTTTTACTTTTAAATAGAGCATTAATTTTTACTAAAAAAGAGGATAGCAAAAAGCACTTAAAAATGTGGAAACCTTTTATTGAATCTTTATTAAATCAGATAAAAGATTATGAAATAGATATTATACTGTTTGGAAATGCAGCAAAAGAGATAGAAAATTTAGATGTTTCAAAATATTTTAAATTATATAAATTTGAACATCCATATAATGTAAGTTTTGTTGAAAACAGAAGTGCTCATAAATTTTTTGGGCCAATGAAACTTTTATCAAAAAATCATTTATGATATAATTTCATCGCGATGCGCCCGTAGCTCAGCTGGATAGA
Coding sequences:
- the mqnP gene encoding menaquinone biosynthesis prenyltransferase MqnP; amino-acid sequence: MKKIAKILNDFNEFVMFKHTIFSLPFIFIAMIVAANGWFGWRLFFLGLIAAASARNFAMGINRYLDRDIDRLNPRTANRPSVDGRIKEKWQLSFIIANALIFIITAYYINDLAFWLSFPILLILGAYSYFKRFSEFAHIILGISLGLAPIAGVVAVKAAITMWSIYLAIGVMFWVAGFDLLYSLQDIEFDKKMGLFSIPSQYGEKCTLFISKIFHFLTVLFWLFFAIEAKLGIFGYLAVLVSAIMLYYEHLIVNKDFRKIDKAFFTVNGYLGIIFLFLIILDSIFGK